DNA from Candidatus Eisenbacteria bacterium:
GGTGCATCACGCCGAGGGTCAGTCTCCTTCCGCAGCGTGGGCAAATAAGATTGTGCTTCTTACTCTCCTCGGGAGAAAAGAGAATTCCGCAGGCCCTGTGTCCGTCAAAATGATATTTCCCCTCTTCAGGAAAAAACTCGATGGTGTAGACGAACTTCTTTTTGTCCTTCTTCCTTATCGCGCTCGTAATCTCTTCGTAGCTCAAGTCACAGTCAAAAACATTCGCTTCTCTTCCTATCTTGCTCGGGGAGTGAGCGTCTGAGTTTGATATCAGTGTTATCTCATCAAGACACGAGAGTCTCCAGTTCATCTGCGGATCGGATGAGAGCCCCGTTTCAATTGCATGGATATGACGTGCTTCCTCTCCAAAGCATTCTTCGATTGAATCAAATCCTGAGTTTGCCCCGAAGAGCGAGAACCAGGGAGTCCACGCGTGAGCTGGCACTACCAGGCAGGCCTCAGAGACATCCAGCACAAGTTTCACCAGGTCCTTCACCGGGAAACCAAAAATCGGCCTGCCATCCGACGATAGCTTCCCGAGCCGGGCGAGTCTGTCATTGATTGCATCCACAACCTGAAAGCTGGGAGCGAAAATAAGAGTGTGGATCTTTCTCACCTTTCCGCCCTGCGAGAAAATGTTGCTCACCTCGCCGGTGAGAATGAACTTGGTCCAATTGTCCCCTTCTCTCGAATGATAGAGACCACTGCCGTCTGATTCGAGCCGTGCTTTGAGTGACGCGAGATGGGTTGGGTGGGTGAAGTCACCTGTTCCGACGACCTTGATACCTTTAAGCCGTGCCCAGCGCGCAATCGTCGGCGCATCCATATCCTTGCTTGTCGCGCGACTGAATCTGGAGTGGAGGTGAAAATCAGCTATGAACTGCATTTGGGGTCACGGAGAACTGAATCAATTTTTGCATGGGAAGAATTGGGCGCCACATGGCCGACTCTATTCTATTCGCTCTCACATAATTTTCAGAAATGGGACTTGCACCCGGAACCTAGCAAATGGATTTTTTGATGTCAAACAACTTTTTCCAAGCTGTCCGGATGCCTGAAGTGAGCGGCAAGCAGGCGCGAAGTGTTCGAAGCAGCTTGTGAATGCTGATGCGGTGAAGCTGGTCTATGTCGGACCTACTCCTGCGGGCAAACCGAACTGGGGCGCTATCAAGGCACTCTACAGGTAGGGTTTTCGATCAGCCTGCTTCGCTAGGAAGATCTGTCGCTGCGAGTTCTTATTCGGCTTCTCTGGAGGCTCCGGCCTTCAGAGAAGCTTTGAGTTTATCCCGCCAGTTGCCCTCTGCCAGGTATCGCCTTGAGGTTAGATGCCGCTCGCCAAGAGGATCCGCGCACTTGAGAGTTTCGTTGCCTCAAATGGAAACTCTGTTTTCAGTCGGGGATTATCTTGTACACTGCGTCGTTGTGCCTGACCCTGTCCTTTACTCTTATCCCCACGTCAGAACCTTTTGCTGCTTTTTCGATAGGCTTGTGATCGATTTCCATTGACTCGACAGTCTGCTCCAAATCTGTCGTGTGACCCCTGAAGTGAATAACATCACCAACAGAGAGAGAATCATCTGAAAGGAGGATTGCGGCGACTCCTACGTGGGAGAAATAGCCTACCACATGGCCCACTTTCTTCTCCATTATTCCCTCACCTCCTTTGTTCGCAGGACTTGGATTTCAACTTAACAAAAGATGTTTTCCATGTCAATATTGTCCGGGATTGGGGACGGAAAGAGAAGAACCCATGCCCGTCTGAACCAGCACATGTAGTTTCGAGATTGGCCTCAACCGAGAGAATTGTCTTCCTTCATTTCCCGGATTGGATGACAACCCCGCCGTTCTGCAAGGTTTCTTCCGAGATAGGATGAAAACCAACCTTTGCAAGCCTGGCATGGACCAGAGGCACGGTGACAACCTCATAATCCAGGTCGTCAAGCGAACGCCAGAAAGCATGGTCCAGACGCGAAAGTGGCGCAACACCCTCCTCTCGCGCCAATTCACCTACAATCACAAAACGGCCTTGAGGGTTCAAGACATCCCGGACCTTTCTGAACAGTGCCTCGTCATAGATGCCGACGTCGCACTCAAGCACCATATCGAAGTCTGAGGGCAGTTTGTCCTTGATGATATCGGCTGAATGAT
Protein-coding regions in this window:
- a CDS encoding translation elongation factor-like protein: MEKKVGHVVGYFSHVGVAAILLSDDSLSVGDVIHFRGHTTDLEQTVESMEIDHKPIEKAAKGSDVGIRVKDRVRHNDAVYKIIPD
- a CDS encoding endonuclease Q family protein → MQFIADFHLHSRFSRATSKDMDAPTIARWARLKGIKVVGTGDFTHPTHLASLKARLESDGSGLYHSREGDNWTKFILTGEVSNIFSQGGKVRKIHTLIFAPSFQVVDAINDRLARLGKLSSDGRPIFGFPVKDLVKLVLDVSEACLVVPAHAWTPWFSLFGANSGFDSIEECFGEEARHIHAIETGLSSDPQMNWRLSCLDEITLISNSDAHSPSKIGREANVFDCDLSYEEITSAIRKKDKKKFVYTIEFFPEEGKYHFDGHRACGILFSPEESKKHNLICPRCGRRLTLGVMHRVNQLADRPPGFIPQNAIPARHLVPLVEIVADCLSLGVGSAAVEREYERITMAGGNECEVLLSLDESGLSRIASPRIVEGILKVRRGEVNAVPGYDGVFGKISIFGKEAVLEKLETVAAQTSLF